One Denticeps clupeoides chromosome 10, fDenClu1.1, whole genome shotgun sequence genomic window carries:
- the c1qtnf12 gene encoding adipolin, with translation MRCCLLACAAGVLWAMCVMEGADGKKERKRPKEATPQQTEPYNSTLSNSEEVGGSTKLPENQRVDPLGSWMDFVKRPVGNFPGKCRKRKRPLPGPPGPPGPPGPQGPPGAPGAEVTHEVLLHEFKEMIREATERRASAEKPTGPSQMPTSFLTLEGLSSYRRIEEAFHCKLRGPVVVDKKTLTELQSFQTPPAKGAFLRGSGMDQSTGRFTAPLTGIYQFSANVHIDHSEVKRNKSQLKPRDNIRVLICIESLCHRYTSLEMIVGLESNSKIFTVHVHGLLELQAGQYTSIFVDNSAGASITIQNGSDFMGMFLGV, from the exons ATGCGGTGCTGCCTGCTGGCGTGCGCGGCCGGCGTGCTGTGGGCGATGTGCGTGATGGAGGGGGCGGATGGGAAGAAGGAGAGGAAGCGGCCGAAGGAGGCGACCCCCCAGCAGACGGAGCCGTACAACTCCACGCTCTCCAACAGCGAGGAGGTTGGCGGGAGCACCAAG CTTCCAGAGAACCAGAGGGTGGACCCTCTTGGATCATGGATGGATTTTGTGAAGAGACCTGTGGGCAACTTTCCAGGAAAGTGCAGGAAGAGAAAACGCCCCCTG CCTGGTCCCCCTGGCCCTCCTGGCCCCCCTGGACCCCAAGGTCCCCCAGGGGCACCAGGAGCAGAGGTGACACACGAGGTCCTCCTGCATGAGTTTAAGGAGATGATCAGAG AGGCAACCGAGAGGCGAGCATCAGCAGAAAAACCCACTGGTCCCAGCCAGATGCCCACAAGCTTCCTCACTCTGGAGGGGCTGTCTTCTTACCGTCGGATCGAGGAGGCCTTCCACTGCAAGCTCCGAGGGCCTGTGGTCGTGGACAAAAAGACCCTGACTGAGCTACAGAGCTTCCAGACG CCGCCTGCCAAGGGGGCTTTTCTCAGGGGCTCTGGGATGGACCAGTCCACAGGGCGCTTCACTGCTCCCCTCACTGGAATTTATCAGTTCTCCGCCAATGTCCATATCG accacagtgaggtgaagaggaATAAGAGTCAGTTGAAACCGAGGGATAACATTCGTGTGCTGATCTGCATTGAATCCCTGTGTCATCGATACAC TTCATTAGAAATGATTGTTGGCTTGGAAAGCAACAGTAAAATATTCACAGTCCATGTTCATGGGTTACTGGAACTACAG GCTGGTCAGTACACTTCCATATTTGTGGACAACAGCGCAGGAGCATCTATCACAATACAGAATGGATCAGACTTCATGGGGATGTTTCTTGGGGTATAG